The Apium graveolens cultivar Ventura chromosome 3, ASM990537v1, whole genome shotgun sequence sequence ATAGTATGAATGCAACCAATAAATTAGAGTTGAAGTAGTAGTAAGGAAGATAGGAGTCAAACCTCATACGTGACTGAACCACCAGAAGAAATGGGATGAGAAATCAGGGCACTAGAAACAGTTCCGTAGGCAGAAACCACACAAATTCCTCTAGGCCCGTTTTGAACCAGAGACATGATCTTTCTAATAACATCCTAAAAGAAACAGTGCAATATATATTTAACacaatttaataaaaaattatacaaGAAAGTTTAAAAAGAGAATATGTATACCTCCCCACAGTCTACATGTATCACATGAGCCGTAAAGTCTGGAGCATAAAACCCACCTTGACAAAAGAAAAATTACAATGTATTTAGTTCCGATAATAATAACTAGGGAACAAACAAATTCTCATTCCTATAAACAAAATCTATTATTTTTTAAACCGCCAAGAGCATAAATACAGATAAATACCTAAACCCCAAAAATATAGTAGAAAAACacgaaaagaaagaagaagcaattctataattattttttgaaattcAGTGAAGGAAAAGTACTCACTGGGGGCGTACACGATCACGGCCTCGCCCACCTGGGCCCCGGACAGAATTTTCAGCTGAGGGAGACAAGTTGAATGCTGGCTGTGGTTCGGTGAAGCAACAGCAACTCTCATGGGCATTGATGAAACAGCACTCATCGCTGGGGGTGAAGATACAGCACCCATCACTGACAGGGAAGCACCAGCACTCCCAGGAGACAGCACCAAATTTCTTGTTGCTTGAGACTTTAGGGGCCTTCCCCTCTTTCTTTTTACCTCCCCGCTGGGGGTGTTCAGGTCTAGGGTACACTTTCCCTTCTCAGATGCCATATTTTCTCTGTAATTTAGAGGGTCTTTGTGTGTGTTTGTGACTATATTGAAACTGTTGAAAACTTAGTGTTGTATTGGAGACTTGCCTATATTAATGATACCATATCTAAAATCTACCCACCTATATaacaaaactttattttatttttctttatatgttttacattttattttattttttaaatctAAATTTCTCTATTATATTTTCTATAAAATGTTTTTCATTTTCATAGCTTATTTTCTTTATTCTTCTCCTTGGTtcaaaatacaaataaaaattattatgTCGTGTTCCAATTTAGCAATTCAAATATCAATTAATATCAAAAGGATTCAATATTTAAAAAACTAAGTTTGTGCACTCATATTTAATTTTTCTAAATACATCTACATTTGGCGTTTTGACTTTTGTAACATGCATTTCTATATCGGTATTATTTTGTTGCTTCTGTTATACATTAATTTTATTGTTTACATAATATAGATCAAAATCCGATCCACATTCATTTTAGAGATATAAATTTACTTAGGTGCATTTATCTATTTTTTACTCATATAATATATTGCAAGATTGATATTTATTATAGAGATATAAGGTGGTTGATGTTATTGAAAATCAACTAATGTTTTTTACTAAAATCTAACTTCtctattatattttttatataatatttttcattttcttatagataattttcataacttattttttttattcttcTCCTTGGttcataatataaataaaaaataacatCTCGTATACCGATTGAGAAATTCAAATATCAATAGAGAGGattcaatatttaaaaatattaacgATTTGCACTCATATGTAATTTTTCGAAATACATTTACACTTGGCATTTTGACTTGTATATGTAATTTTTTGAAATACATCTACACTTGACATTTTGACTTGTATAATATGCATTGCTATATCTGTAAAGGGTATATGTAATTTTTCGAAATACATCTACAATTCGCATTTTGACTAGTATAGTATG is a genomic window containing:
- the LOC141715123 gene encoding AT-hook motif nuclear-localized protein 3-like — encoded protein: MASEKGKCTLDLNTPSGEVKRKRGRPLKSQATRNLVLSPGSAGASLSVMGAVSSPPAMSAVSSMPMRVAVASPNHSQHSTCLPQLKILSGAQVGEAVIVYAPSGFYAPDFTAHVIHVDCGEDVIRKIMSLVQNGPRGICVVSAYGTVSSALISHPISSGGSVTYELSRLNAN